A genomic segment from Amycolatopsis camponoti encodes:
- a CDS encoding sarcosine oxidase subunit beta family protein produces MTDLPEHPDFLWTDPEPKKAYDVVIVGGGGHGLATAYYLAKVHGITNVAVLEKGWLAGGNMARNTTIIRSNYLWDESSGIYEHSLKLWEGLEEDLGYPILFSQRGVLNLAHTLQDVRDSVRRVEANKLNGIDAEWVDAAGVKEICPIVNTAPDVRYPVLGATFQPRAGIAKHDYVAWGFARAAHEMGVDLIQNCEVTGISTVNGRVTAVETSRGRIAAGKVALCAAGHSSVLAKMVGLDLPLASHPLQALVSELLEPIHPTVVMSNAVHVYVSQAHKGELVMGAGIDSYNGYGQRGSFHIIEEQMAAALELFPVFARAHLLRTWAGIVDVSPDASPIVGLTPVENLFLNCGWGTGGFKATPGVGDVFAATIARGKPHEYAEPFTLDRFTTGALVDEHGAAAVAH; encoded by the coding sequence ATGACCGACCTGCCCGAGCACCCCGACTTCCTCTGGACCGACCCGGAGCCGAAGAAGGCCTACGACGTCGTCATCGTCGGTGGCGGCGGGCACGGGCTCGCCACCGCGTACTACCTGGCCAAGGTGCACGGCATCACCAACGTCGCCGTGCTGGAGAAGGGCTGGCTCGCCGGCGGCAACATGGCCCGCAACACCACGATCATCCGCTCCAACTACCTCTGGGACGAGAGCTCCGGCATCTACGAGCACTCCCTCAAACTGTGGGAAGGCCTCGAAGAGGACCTCGGCTACCCGATCCTCTTCAGCCAGCGCGGGGTGCTGAACCTCGCGCACACCTTGCAGGACGTCCGCGACAGCGTCCGCCGCGTCGAGGCCAACAAGCTCAACGGCATCGACGCCGAATGGGTGGACGCGGCGGGCGTCAAGGAGATCTGCCCGATCGTCAACACCGCACCGGACGTGCGCTACCCGGTGCTCGGCGCGACCTTCCAGCCGCGCGCGGGCATCGCGAAGCACGACTACGTCGCGTGGGGCTTCGCCCGCGCCGCCCACGAAATGGGTGTCGACCTCATCCAGAACTGCGAGGTCACCGGCATTTCGACGGTGAACGGCCGGGTCACCGCCGTCGAGACGTCGAGGGGCCGGATCGCCGCGGGCAAGGTCGCGCTGTGCGCCGCCGGGCACTCGTCGGTGCTGGCGAAGATGGTCGGCCTGGACCTGCCGCTGGCGTCCCATCCGTTGCAGGCCTTGGTGTCCGAGCTGCTGGAACCGATCCACCCGACGGTCGTCATGTCGAACGCCGTGCACGTCTACGTTTCCCAGGCGCACAAGGGCGAACTGGTCATGGGCGCCGGCATCGACAGCTACAACGGCTACGGCCAGCGCGGCTCCTTCCACATCATCGAGGAGCAGATGGCCGCCGCGCTGGAGCTGTTCCCGGTGTTCGCGCGGGCGCACCTGCTGCGGACGTGGGCGGGCATCGTCGACGTCAGCCCGGACGCGTCGCCGATCGTCGGGCTCACCCCGGTCGAGAACCTGTTCCTCAACTGCGGCTGGGGCACCGGCGGCTTCAAGGCCACCCCCGGCGTCGGTGACGTCTTCGCGGCCACCATCGCCCGCGGGAAGCCGCACGAGTACGCCGAACCGTTCACCCTCGACCGGTTCACCACCGGCGCCCTCGTCGACGAGCACGGCGCCGCCGCCGTCGCGCACTGA
- a CDS encoding sarcosine oxidase subunit delta, with translation MQLIPCPWCGPREEAEFHYGGQAHVAYPEDPAALSDEDWAKFVFFRANPSGPLAERWSHSAGCRRWFNAVRDTRTHDLKAVYRLDEPRPVIP, from the coding sequence ATGCAGCTGATCCCTTGCCCCTGGTGCGGGCCGCGCGAGGAAGCCGAATTCCACTACGGCGGCCAAGCCCACGTCGCCTACCCGGAAGACCCGGCCGCACTGTCCGATGAGGACTGGGCGAAGTTCGTCTTCTTCCGCGCCAACCCCAGCGGCCCGCTCGCCGAGCGCTGGAGCCACTCCGCGGGCTGCCGCCGGTGGTTCAACGCCGTCCGCGACACCCGCACCCACGACCTGAAGGCGGTCTACCGCCTCGACGAGCCCAGGCCGGTGATCCCGTGA